The Streptomyces sp. HUAS MG91 sequence TCGGCGTTGACGAGCCCGGCCGTCAGGCGCAGGTACGCCACGTGCTGTCCGAGATGTACGGGACCGATACGGATCCATGGCAGCTTGTCGCGGCACGCACCGTCACCCATGCCCTTCCCGTCATGACACCTCCGCACTCGCTCAGCACATCCTCACGCGTTGGGCCGGGCCGCTACGTTTGCGGTGACCTCCGGGCGACTGGGTCGGTGCAGGGCGCGATGGCATCGGGCGCTCGCGCGGCGCGTGAGGTGATCCATGACCTCACGCGGCACAGGTGAGCGCCCCCGCCTTCGTCAAGACGGGGCGCAGGGACGCAGGACAGATCTACGAGCTGGACGCGTGTTAGTCCATGGCTGACAGCAAACGTGAAGCAGCGAAGTGCGGCCCCCGCGACTGAGTGCAGGCGGTCCACTTGAGCATGTCAGGACGGGCCGCCGTGGCGAGTGTGGCAAGGGTCGAGGCAACTTCTTCGGGGCACAGGGTGTTGGGATCACGCACGATCCCCACGCCCGTGCGCTCCGCGTCGCGCGCGATGGCGAACTGGTCACTGGAGAAGGGAAGGACGAGAGCGGGCACTGCCGCCTGAAGGCATTCGGTGAACGAATTGCCGCCCCCGTGATGCACCATCACGTCGACGTGGCGCAACAGAGCCTGTTGGGGAACGGACCTTGCCACGAGAACGCGCTCTCCGGCCAGATCGTTGAGCGCCGCCACGCGTTCACCGGCCGCAACGATGACCGCGGCACGTGTGTCCATCCGCAGTACGCCCTCTACCACGGTCCGCAGGACGTCATCGCGGACACTCAGGAACGTGCCCAACGCCACCAAGACCACAAGGTCCGCCCGCTCGCGCAACTCAGCCACACGACCTCGCCACTCCGCGTCGAGAGACTCGGCCTCGCCCACCATGTGTCCTGCGTAGATGCTCTGCGGTGCTTTCGGCGCCCTCGGCAGCCACGGCAGCGGAGGATACGCATACACGACGGCACTGGACGAGGTAAGAGCGAAGGCCCGCTCCACCAAGGGAACCCGGGGCGCCCTTTCTCTGATGAATTCCTCGAACAGGACGGTGAAGGCGGAGTCGTTGTCCTGTGCCGCCTCCATCAGCTCGCGCAGCGGCTGCGGGGCGGGCCGCAACGCTTCGGGCCAGTCGTAGGGCACACCGAACCACTGGTCCGGCTCCGCGAGCACGTAGCTGGGGTGCCCGGGGCAGAAGGCGGCGTAGCGAGCGCCCAGGCAGTGCAGGGCGAGGGTCGCCGAGTAGCTGAGCTGGTCGACGACGTACCAGTCGGGACGCAGGCGCGCATCAACGGCACGCAGGGCATCCAGCACATGGCCCGGATCGGCCATCATGTCGGCACGGCGATGGCGGGCCTGGGTCACCAGGGCAGGCACCGCCCCCGCGCGTGTCGCCGCGAAGAACTCGAGCAGCCGGCGTCGCTCCGCCCCCTGCTGCTTCGTGCTTTCCGCGACTCCCGTGTTCGCGTTGCGCGTGACCGTCAAGGGCTCAAAGTGCACGCCGGCCCGTGATGCGAGCCCGGCAAACGCCTCAGAACATGCGAAGTGCACCTCCGCGCCGGCGTGGGCGAGTGCCGCCGCCAGGATCGACAGGGGCCGGGCGTGGGACGCGAATGGCGGGCTGATGACTACAACACGAGGCATGACCGTCCTTTCAGCCGCAGGTGCCGCAGCAGATGCACTCAACCGTCCGCACCGCGGTGACAGCAGCGTCTGCAACGGATTGCATCCAGATCGCCCCTACGTCAAGAAACGTCAGCATCGAATCCTTTTGGCGTAGAGGAGACCGCGTGTCCACCCCAGCCCAGGCGGGCAGCTGCTCCACGTCGGCGCTGCCGCCCACTGCACCTGACCTGCTGGTCGACGCTCGCCGCACGTTCTTTCACGGACCACGCCTCCGCAAGGTGACGGCGCGGGCGGACTCACCGGCCACCGGGACACTGCAGCAGTTTCTCGACGCCGAATACAGCACCGATTTCACCTCAAGTGTCAGCGGGCCGCATGCGACGCTCGATACCGCGGACATCACGGTGGCCCGTCTGCGACAGCTGTGCCGCCTGTCCGCTCCCCTCGCCCCGGAGGCGGTTCTCGCGCACGACTTCGCCAACCCCGCCGTCGCCGCGGTCCTGACAGACATGTGGCCCGTGACCGTAAGCTGCTACGGGAAACCACACGCCGAAGCAGTCCTGCGAAACCGTCTCACCGGGCCACACCTCGACACTGCCGACATCCCCTTCCTGCTGGACCGAGCGGAGTCGGCCGGGCTGCGCCCCCTGACCGCAGACGAAGCCGTCTCCCTGCCCGCCCACGACCAGCGCGGTGCACGGCATGCCCTGTGGCGATACCTGCACAGCCTTCCGGGCGGGCACACCCACCTGCCCGACCCCGGCCAAGCGGCGGATCCCTACGAACGCCTCCTGGCCAACCCGCCCGCAACCCTGCCGGATCACCCTGCGCAGCACGGCACAGTCGTCGCCCAGACCATGCTCCAGGGAGATCTGGACACCCCGGGCCAGGGGTTGAGCGGCGGAATGTCCGTACTCCTGGGCGGCCTCGGGGACCAACTCGCCACAAACGAGTACATCGGACACGTCCTGACCGTGGTCACCGCCGGCCACGACAGCCTCGAACGCGAAATGAACCTGCTGCGCCCCCGAACACCCGCCCACACCGTTCTGCGCCTCCCCGTCGACGCACCCGCCTCCCCTCCGCACGAAGGGTGGACTCCCTACCGCGCAGCCCTCAACTGGTGGGCACGGCGACTGTTCGCCGCGCTGCCGCGAAAGGTGGACGTCATCCACTTGCGCTTCGGGGACGAGGCCAGCCTCGCCCTAGCCGACGCAGCAGAACACGCGGGAACACGGACCGTCTTCACCGCGACCCCAGACCCCCACCGCACCCTGACGCACACATACACGGACACCTGCTCGACCGCGAGCGACGAAGAACACCTACTCCGCGACGACCTGCATCGCATCTTCTGCGCCGACCGACTGGTCGACCGCTCCGACGAAGTGATCGGCATTGCCGGACCATCCGGTGCAGAGCACCTTCTCCGCCACTTCCCGGTACTGGAGGACCGCTACGGACCCGACGGCCCCCCGGCACCCCCCGAAGGCATAGCCCCCTACACACCTGACCCAGCCGAAAGCACGCTGCGGAAACAAATGCTCGACGCCCTCTACGCAGACGGCTCCCGCACGGATGCCCTGTCGCCCCAGGACCGCGAGCTTCCCCTTCTCCTGAGCGTGGGACGCCTGCATCCCGTCAAGCAGCAAGACATGCTGGTCCACACCTGGCTGGTGACCGAAATGTGGCGCTCCACAACGCTGGTCATCGTGGGCGGCAGCCACAACGCCCCGGCGCGGCAGGAGCACGAAACGCGCAGAAGGATTCACGAGCTGCTACGCGGCCACAACGCTGCTGCCAGCCGCCTCGCCATCGTCCCTGCCATGCCGAACATGAGCATCCGACGGCTGGAGCGCGCACTCGCGGATCCCGCATCCGGGCCGGCGACTTGGTATGTATGCCCCAGTGCCAAGGAGGAGTTCGGAATCGCGATCTTGGAAGCCATGGAGGCGGGGCTGCCGGTGACGGGACCACAACGTGGTGGAGTCGCCCACTATGTGCACGACGGCGTCAACGGCCTGCTCCTCGACACCTCGTCGCCGTCCGGCCTGGCTCGCGGACTGCACCGGCTCAGGTCGCTGCCCGAATCAACTCGCCACCGCATGGCCATGGCGGCGCAGCACACCGCCACGACCCGGTATGCACTGCAGGACATGACGGATTTCCTGTGCACCACCTACAGCACGTTGGCCCAAAGGCCCCGCACGAACGCAGTCTCACGAGGCGCCCGGGTCGATCCAGCGTAGTCGGTGCGACGGACATCCGGCCCCGACCGTGGCCGCCAGCAAGGAGCGCAAATCCCGTCCCGTATCAGACTTCGAGTGTGCGCGAATACGGGTCCCAGCCCTCCGGCAGCGGATCAGGTGAGGTGAAGCTGCTGTCCACATCGACCGGCTCGGCGGCGTCCGACGCGGTCGTCGGATCGCCTCGTCATCCTTGGGCCAGCAGCCCGGGATGTGGCCGGTTAAAGAGCAGGTCGACGCCGGCGTGGGTGATGCCGAGGAAGCTCGGCGTGGTCTTCCGGTGAGGCGACCTCGTGCAGCCCGGCGGCGGCGTCCGATGCATCGGGCTGCACGTCGGTGCTATCCCACGCTCCTTGTGTCCCGATACGCCCTAGCTGATCAGGACGTAGGTGACGCACCTGGTTTCCGGAGCAACGCCGCGGTGGAGAATGGCGATCGGGGGGAAGATGACTGTGCCAGAGACCGGAACGCCGAGAGAACCAAGACCCATGCCGGGCTCGTGGCGGTCCAGACCAAGCGGCGTCGTGATCGCGCACGCCTTGCCACCGAACAACTGTGCCTGGCCCACGCGGCTCGCGAGGACTCCCGCACCCGGGTCACGCCGCTGCGCTACTTCACGGTCTACGGGCCCGGCCAGCGCCCGGACATGTTCATCCACCGCGTGCTGCGGGCCGCGCTCCAGGGCCAACCCCTGCAGATATACGGCGACGGCCGTCAACGCCGCGACTTCACCCACGTCGACGACGCGTTACGCGCCACCATCGCGGCCCCACGCATCGACCACGGGCAGCCCGTTTTCAACGTCGGCGGCGGCAGCAGCGCCGTCCTGACAGCTGTCCTCGACCACGTAGAGCGCATCACAGGAGCTCCTGTCCCGTGACCAGGTCGAAGAGCCGGGCAGGAGATGTCCCCGCCACACTCGCCGACCCGACCCGCATTCGCTCCTGCCTCGGCTGGAATCCCGAGCACACCCTCGAAAGCGGCATCACCAGTCAATGGCAGGAGCAGCGCGCGGCCTACGAATCCCCCCTCGCTGTCTGGAACAGCACGCGCAGGCCGACGCCGCCCTCGTCGTCACCGAATGGCCCGCATTGCTGGAGGTCCACTGGCCTGCCGTG is a genomic window containing:
- a CDS encoding glycosyltransferase encodes the protein MPRVVVISPPFASHARPLSILAAALAHAGAEVHFACSEAFAGLASRAGVHFEPLTVTRNANTGVAESTKQQGAERRRLLEFFAATRAGAVPALVTQARHRRADMMADPGHVLDALRAVDARLRPDWYVVDQLSYSATLALHCLGARYAAFCPGHPSYVLAEPDQWFGVPYDWPEALRPAPQPLRELMEAAQDNDSAFTVLFEEFIRERAPRVPLVERAFALTSSSAVVYAYPPLPWLPRAPKAPQSIYAGHMVGEAESLDAEWRGRVAELRERADLVVLVALGTFLSVRDDVLRTVVEGVLRMDTRAAVIVAAGERVAALNDLAGERVLVARSVPQQALLRHVDVMVHHGGGNSFTECLQAAVPALVLPFSSDQFAIARDAERTGVGIVRDPNTLCPEEVASTLATLATAARPDMLKWTACTQSRGPHFAASRLLSAMD
- a CDS encoding glycosyltransferase family 4 protein; the protein is MSTPAQAGSCSTSALPPTAPDLLVDARRTFFHGPRLRKVTARADSPATGTLQQFLDAEYSTDFTSSVSGPHATLDTADITVARLRQLCRLSAPLAPEAVLAHDFANPAVAAVLTDMWPVTVSCYGKPHAEAVLRNRLTGPHLDTADIPFLLDRAESAGLRPLTADEAVSLPAHDQRGARHALWRYLHSLPGGHTHLPDPGQAADPYERLLANPPATLPDHPAQHGTVVAQTMLQGDLDTPGQGLSGGMSVLLGGLGDQLATNEYIGHVLTVVTAGHDSLEREMNLLRPRTPAHTVLRLPVDAPASPPHEGWTPYRAALNWWARRLFAALPRKVDVIHLRFGDEASLALADAAEHAGTRTVFTATPDPHRTLTHTYTDTCSTASDEEHLLRDDLHRIFCADRLVDRSDEVIGIAGPSGAEHLLRHFPVLEDRYGPDGPPAPPEGIAPYTPDPAESTLRKQMLDALYADGSRTDALSPQDRELPLLLSVGRLHPVKQQDMLVHTWLVTEMWRSTTLVIVGGSHNAPARQEHETRRRIHELLRGHNAAASRLAIVPAMPNMSIRRLERALADPASGPATWYVCPSAKEEFGIAILEAMEAGLPVTGPQRGGVAHYVHDGVNGLLLDTSSPSGLARGLHRLRSLPESTRHRMAMAAQHTATTRYALQDMTDFLCTTYSTLAQRPRTNAVSRGARVDPA
- a CDS encoding NAD-dependent epimerase/dehydratase family protein, coding for MAVQTKRRRDRARLATEQLCLAHAAREDSRTRVTPLRYFTVYGPGQRPDMFIHRVLRAALQGQPLQIYGDGRQRRDFTHVDDALRATIAAPRIDHGQPVFNVGGGSSAVLTAVLDHVERITGAPVP